One Flavobacterium sp. 90 DNA segment encodes these proteins:
- a CDS encoding adenylate/guanylate cyclase domain-containing protein — MKYSLKTLLKLRDYVQIIMLWVGAFIFYIFMTYSMIDDSYFLDHGFNVKDFLISELTGALYVGVFMGTNLFLLQQYVYPRFFYRYGILLTSILRSFLFIVVSFAALLIVIELNKIHYITINNLFALQVNAKWLVCFTFYCLLVHIFITLLQAFRRRLGNSYFKSLLYGHYRIPVVEYRVFMFLDMYASVTAAEEAGHYNYSLLLQECFTDLSEILHEHEAEVYQYVGDEAVITWKVTHGFKRRQCIKLYEAFAGRLLDKKDFYQDRFGLVPRFKASINEGLVTVAEIGQIKTEIAYHGDVLSTAARVRDLCNLYQADLLITQSFFEQLSSFEKEQFTSIEPTVLRGKKKAVAIYKTCS, encoded by the coding sequence ATGAAATATTCTTTAAAAACACTATTAAAACTCAGAGACTACGTACAGATTATAATGCTTTGGGTAGGGGCATTTATTTTCTATATTTTTATGACCTACAGCATGATTGATGATTCTTATTTTCTTGATCATGGGTTTAATGTCAAGGATTTTTTAATATCGGAACTTACCGGAGCTTTATATGTAGGGGTCTTTATGGGCACCAATCTTTTTCTTTTGCAGCAATATGTCTATCCTCGTTTTTTTTACCGTTACGGCATACTGCTTACTTCAATTCTCCGGAGTTTTTTGTTTATAGTGGTGAGTTTTGCAGCGCTGCTCATTGTTATTGAACTTAATAAAATACATTATATTACTATTAATAATTTATTTGCTCTGCAGGTCAATGCAAAATGGCTGGTATGTTTTACTTTTTACTGTCTGCTGGTTCACATCTTTATTACACTTTTGCAGGCTTTTCGCCGAAGGCTGGGAAATAGTTATTTCAAAAGTCTTTTATACGGTCATTATAGGATTCCGGTTGTGGAGTACAGGGTTTTTATGTTTTTGGATATGTATGCGTCCGTAACGGCAGCTGAAGAGGCAGGACATTACAATTACAGTCTTTTACTGCAGGAATGTTTTACGGATCTATCAGAAATATTACATGAGCATGAAGCGGAAGTCTATCAGTATGTGGGTGATGAAGCCGTAATAACATGGAAAGTCACGCATGGCTTTAAAAGGCGGCAATGTATAAAACTCTATGAAGCTTTTGCCGGCAGACTATTAGATAAGAAAGATTTTTATCAGGATAGATTTGGTTTGGTTCCCAGGTTCAAAGCCTCGATTAACGAGGGGCTGGTAACGGTTGCTGAGATTGGACAAATAAAGACCGAGATTGCCTACCACGGAGATGTGCTCAGTACAGCAGCCCGCGTTCGTGATTTATGCAATTTATATCAGGCGGATCTCCTTATCACACAATCTTTTTTCGAACAATTATCTTCTTTTGAAAAGGAGCAATTCACTTCCATAGAACCAACAGTGCTGCGTGGTAAAAAAAAGGCTGTGGCCATATACAAAACCTGCAGTTGA
- a CDS encoding LytTR family DNA-binding domain-containing protein — protein MKILIIEDESINANRLKRLLEELEPDCEILEIIDTVKGAVNWLNSHDMPDLITMDIRLADGISFSIFEEVKITCPVIFTTAYDEYAVRAFKVNSIDYIMKPIEKNELEQALLKFRTLSKGSNRTDDIAGILKSFINKPSFRLRFLVSFRDGYKSVDVADIDYIYSEFKTSHLFLKSGIAIPISQTMEELELELDPDIFFRANRQFFIRAESIKSIANYFNAKLKIRLKENPEAEVIISREKASLFKQWMDR, from the coding sequence ATGAAAATTTTAATTATAGAAGATGAAAGTATCAATGCCAACCGTCTTAAGAGGCTGTTGGAAGAACTGGAACCTGATTGTGAAATCCTGGAAATAATTGACACTGTGAAGGGCGCTGTGAACTGGCTCAATTCGCATGATATGCCCGATTTGATAACGATGGATATACGGCTTGCCGATGGTATCAGTTTTTCGATTTTTGAGGAAGTAAAAATTACCTGTCCCGTAATATTCACTACCGCTTATGATGAATATGCGGTAAGAGCTTTTAAAGTAAACAGTATCGATTATATCATGAAGCCCATCGAGAAAAATGAACTCGAACAGGCACTGCTGAAATTCAGAACCCTGTCAAAAGGCAGCAATAGGACCGATGATATTGCCGGAATTCTTAAAAGTTTCATCAATAAGCCTTCATTTCGACTACGTTTTCTGGTAAGTTTCCGTGATGGTTATAAAAGTGTTGATGTTGCTGATATTGATTATATCTATTCAGAGTTTAAAACCTCACACCTGTTTCTCAAAAGCGGCATCGCAATACCCATTAGTCAAACCATGGAGGAGCTGGAGTTAGAACTTGATCCCGACATTTTTTTCAGGGCCAACAGGCAGTTTTTCATCCGTGCGGAAAGTATTAAATCAATAGCCAACTATTTTAATGCCAAGCTTAAAATAAGGCTTAAAGAAAATCCTGAGGCCGAGGTGATTATCAGCAGGGAAAAAGCATCGCTTTTTAAGCAGTGGATGGATCGTTAG
- a CDS encoding histidine kinase: MNSNVQNQVIKTNFFYKYYRIIVIPVVFMLYLSSYFFMDPYREIGEDSLLALDWTIDIFVILLYCAVLTELSLFVGRSLNYWISWEQKPIFRAFAQFLFIIAGNILLNYLFSYLWEFLYPWTALKQSELLVIWQSNLMAAILSLFISFIHTGIFLLNRWRITSEEAAELKIKTSQLQEAVTRSELESLKLQLDPHFIFNNFSTLTELIHEDQQSAASFLENITRVYRYMISNLDKDTITVREEIEFLNAYFYLLKKRLGEKVALKLQIDMACLDLHLPPLTLQLLVENAVKHNSATITHPLIISIYSDLGDLVVRNNLQPTSGKNFTSMGVGNKNIEFRYKILFDRMPVFSNSNGFYCVRLPLI; the protein is encoded by the coding sequence ATGAATTCAAATGTTCAAAACCAGGTGATTAAAACGAATTTTTTCTATAAGTATTATAGAATTATAGTTATACCTGTAGTTTTTATGCTGTATCTTTCATCTTATTTTTTTATGGATCCCTATAGGGAAATTGGTGAAGATTCGTTGCTGGCTTTAGACTGGACTATTGATATTTTTGTAATACTATTGTATTGTGCTGTTCTTACCGAGCTTAGTCTCTTTGTGGGACGGAGCCTTAATTATTGGATCAGCTGGGAACAAAAACCTATTTTCAGGGCTTTTGCACAATTCTTATTTATTATTGCCGGTAACATTCTGTTGAATTATTTATTTTCTTATTTATGGGAATTTTTATATCCCTGGACAGCCCTTAAGCAAAGTGAACTTCTTGTAATATGGCAGTCCAATTTAATGGCTGCGATATTGTCCCTCTTTATCAGTTTTATTCACACGGGTATCTTTTTACTAAACCGCTGGCGTATCACTTCTGAGGAAGCAGCGGAGCTCAAAATTAAAACCTCTCAATTGCAGGAAGCAGTAACCAGATCAGAATTAGAATCGTTAAAACTCCAGCTTGATCCTCATTTTATCTTTAACAATTTCAGTACCCTTACAGAATTAATTCATGAAGACCAGCAATCAGCCGCTTCATTCCTGGAGAACATAACACGGGTGTATCGTTATATGATTTCAAATCTGGATAAAGATACCATCACTGTAAGGGAGGAAATTGAATTTCTAAATGCGTATTTTTATCTTTTAAAAAAACGACTGGGTGAAAAAGTAGCATTAAAACTGCAGATAGATATGGCTTGCCTTGATCTTCATCTGCCTCCATTAACATTACAGCTGCTGGTTGAAAATGCGGTGAAACATAATAGTGCGACAATAACCCATCCCCTGATTATCTCTATTTATTCGGATCTTGGAGATCTGGTGGTACGTAATAACCTGCAGCCAACATCAGGTAAAAACTTTACTTCTATGGGAGTCGGTAACAAAAATATTGAGTTTAGGTATAAAATTTTGTTTGACCGCATGCCTGTTTTCTCGAATTCTAATGGTTTTTATTGTGTGCGTCTGCCCTTAATTTAA
- a CDS encoding beta-ketoacyl-ACP synthase III yields MNATITAIGGFVPTSVLNNTTISKMVETTEDWIEKRTGIKERRVAQGKDQCTSDLACAAIGNLIKNYEVDPDEIDCLILATSTPDHILAPTASKVCEKSGLVNAFGLDLNAACSGFLYALEMAASLIESGRYQKIIVAGADKMSSIVDYEDRNTCILFGDGAGAVFLEKTDLNYGMMKSILRTDGSGTSSLFVPAGGSKFPASMQSLLHRRHYIQQEGSLVFKKAIESMSSVSADVLASNDLTINDIDWIVPHQANIRIINAVSENLNIAAEKVKVNIEKYGNTTSATIPLCLWDFKDDFKEGQNILVTTFGAGFSWGATCIKWGVMRKHKTLKESKTTKKLEHALVR; encoded by the coding sequence ATGAATGCAACAATTACAGCTATAGGAGGTTTTGTACCCACTTCAGTCTTAAATAATACAACAATTTCCAAAATGGTAGAGACCACGGAGGATTGGATTGAAAAGAGAACGGGTATAAAAGAGAGAAGAGTGGCACAGGGTAAAGACCAATGCACTTCAGATCTTGCCTGCGCAGCTATTGGCAATCTAATTAAGAATTATGAAGTTGATCCGGATGAAATCGATTGTCTGATCCTCGCTACATCTACACCGGATCATATCCTGGCGCCAACAGCAAGCAAAGTATGTGAGAAAAGCGGACTTGTAAATGCTTTTGGACTGGATCTTAATGCTGCCTGCAGTGGTTTTTTATACGCTCTGGAAATGGCAGCAAGTCTGATTGAAAGCGGACGTTATCAAAAGATTATTGTAGCTGGTGCTGATAAAATGAGTTCAATTGTTGATTATGAAGACCGCAATACCTGTATACTTTTTGGTGATGGTGCCGGGGCAGTTTTTTTAGAAAAAACAGATTTAAATTACGGTATGATGAAAAGTATTTTACGCACAGACGGCAGCGGCACCTCTTCTTTATTTGTGCCTGCAGGAGGGTCAAAATTTCCGGCCAGTATGCAGAGTCTTTTACACCGCAGGCATTATATCCAGCAGGAAGGCTCGTTGGTGTTTAAAAAAGCTATTGAATCGATGAGCAGTGTTTCGGCCGATGTTCTGGCCAGTAATGACCTTACTATTAATGATATTGACTGGATAGTACCGCATCAGGCCAATATAAGAATTATTAATGCTGTTAGCGAAAATTTAAACATTGCTGCTGAAAAGGTTAAGGTGAATATTGAAAAATACGGGAATACCACATCGGCAACCATTCCGCTTTGCTTGTGGGATTTTAAAGACGATTTTAAAGAGGGACAAAATATATTAGTGACTACTTTTGGAGCGGGTTTTTCCTGGGGGGCGACCTGTATTAAATGGGGAGTGATGAGAAAACATAAGACTTTGAAAGAATCTAAGACCACCAAAAAACTTGAGCATGCCTTGGTGCGTTGA
- a CDS encoding universal stress protein has product MNSPFTIIAATNFSAISNNAVTYAAGLAKSANAKLILFNSFSLTVHGSNSLISAEALQKQIEKATQRLEALGRDISKLYKIEVSCFCSYSFLEDQLISLIDDSKTDLVVMGMADRSVEQDLMGNSTTSVIKNLNIPILAVPLNARFFNIKKILYACDTLSFSSIRKFSWLRDILDNLGAEVEFFSVDEKIDDMKQERGRMLVNLTLEEEFQDVKYVYKSVRSNAVINEIQKEIKIYGADILVMVPQKYGFWDSLVHKSKTRFMAAGLDIPLLSFPGYTALNR; this is encoded by the coding sequence ATGAATTCACCTTTTACTATTATAGCGGCAACCAATTTTTCTGCTATCTCTAATAATGCTGTTACTTATGCTGCAGGACTTGCAAAATCTGCCAATGCCAAATTAATCTTATTCAATTCATTTTCTTTGACAGTACACGGTTCCAATTCTCTCATTAGTGCCGAGGCGCTGCAAAAACAGATAGAGAAAGCGACACAGAGACTTGAGGCATTAGGAAGGGATATTTCCAAGCTTTACAAAATCGAAGTGAGCTGTTTCTGCAGCTATTCTTTTTTAGAAGACCAGCTGATTTCCCTAATAGATGACAGTAAAACAGATCTTGTTGTAATGGGTATGGCCGATCGTTCTGTTGAGCAGGATCTGATGGGCAATTCAACAACATCGGTAATAAAGAATTTAAACATCCCTATACTGGCAGTTCCCTTAAATGCACGATTTTTTAATATAAAAAAAATCCTTTATGCCTGTGATACATTAAGTTTTTCTTCCATAAGAAAATTTTCATGGCTCAGGGATATCCTTGATAATTTAGGTGCGGAGGTGGAGTTTTTCAGCGTAGATGAAAAAATTGATGATATGAAACAGGAACGTGGGCGAATGCTGGTAAATTTGACTTTGGAAGAGGAGTTTCAGGATGTCAAATATGTTTATAAGAGTGTCAGATCCAATGCTGTAATTAACGAAATACAGAAAGAGATCAAAATTTATGGAGCAGATATTTTAGTGATGGTTCCTCAAAAATACGGCTTTTGGGATTCGCTGGTACACAAAAGTAAGACCCGATTCATGGCGGCAGGTTTAGATATACCTTTATTATCCTTTCCGGGTTATACCGCCCTGAATCGATAG
- a CDS encoding Crp/Fnr family transcriptional regulator, which yields MNPLIKKFKQYGPVPPEIENLLATKIKCKTHKKGDFFLKPGQLISSLFILETGLVRSFYIKDEREINSWFGFENIILGSILPLFYNIPSAENIQFLEESTLYYIQSSDLNKIYQKSNEMNTIGRLMAEEYCKILEDRIMSLQTQSAEERYNSLLEYQPDAVQRISLGHIASYLGIKQETLSRIRKK from the coding sequence ATGAATCCACTTATTAAAAAATTCAAACAATACGGTCCTGTCCCACCTGAGATCGAAAACCTGCTGGCAACCAAAATAAAATGTAAAACACACAAAAAAGGTGATTTTTTTCTTAAACCGGGACAGCTTATTTCAAGCTTGTTTATTCTCGAAACAGGACTGGTACGCTCTTTTTACATAAAAGACGAACGGGAAATCAATTCTTGGTTTGGATTTGAAAATATCATTTTAGGTTCTATCTTACCATTATTCTACAACATACCGTCGGCTGAAAACATTCAGTTCTTAGAAGAATCAACTTTATATTATATTCAAAGCAGTGACCTGAACAAAATATATCAAAAGTCCAACGAAATGAATACCATCGGAAGATTAATGGCAGAAGAATATTGCAAAATTTTAGAAGACCGTATTATGTCCCTGCAGACGCAATCCGCCGAAGAACGCTATAATTCTTTACTGGAATATCAACCCGACGCCGTACAAAGAATTTCGTTGGGTCATATTGCATCCTACCTGGGCATTAAGCAGGAAACATTAAGCAGAATAAGAAAAAAATAA
- a CDS encoding NmrA family NAD(P)-binding protein: MILVTGASGNLGSWVIENLLKQVPAHTISVLQRNSKKAASFQQKGITVHIGDYGDKESIINALRDVTKLLLISSSGPNALSEHKNVIDAARESGVKHIYYTGGALNQKVKESKLGSLADSYITTENYIIESGLTYTVFQNGLYAETIPYFVGDQVLENGIYFPAGQGKASFAKREEMGEAIANVLASEGHENKIYITTGLPSHSFSEIAQMLSVLSGKPVAYYSPESGEFESQLREHGVSEDDIWVSSLFAAVIKNQEFDISRSHLAELLGRKPADLKTYLKETFIN; this comes from the coding sequence ATGATATTAGTAACAGGAGCATCGGGAAACTTGGGAAGTTGGGTAATTGAAAACTTATTAAAACAAGTGCCTGCGCATACCATTTCGGTCTTGCAGAGAAATTCAAAAAAAGCAGCGTCATTTCAGCAGAAAGGAATCACCGTACATATTGGAGATTATGGAGATAAAGAATCTATCATTAATGCATTACGGGACGTAACAAAATTATTGCTGATAAGCAGCAGCGGCCCAAATGCTTTATCGGAACATAAAAATGTAATTGATGCCGCCAGGGAAAGCGGTGTAAAACACATCTATTATACTGGAGGAGCATTGAACCAAAAGGTAAAAGAATCAAAATTAGGTTCGTTAGCCGACTCCTATATCACAACTGAAAACTATATCATAGAAAGCGGTTTAACTTATACTGTTTTCCAAAACGGGCTCTACGCCGAAACTATTCCTTATTTTGTTGGAGACCAGGTTTTAGAGAACGGTATTTATTTTCCTGCCGGTCAGGGGAAAGCATCGTTTGCAAAAAGGGAAGAAATGGGAGAAGCCATTGCCAATGTTTTAGCCAGCGAGGGACACGAGAATAAAATTTATATCACCACAGGTCTTCCTTCTCATTCGTTTTCAGAAATTGCTCAAATGCTTTCTGTGTTATCAGGTAAACCTGTCGCTTATTACAGTCCTGAATCCGGCGAATTCGAATCCCAGTTGAGAGAACATGGCGTGAGTGAGGATGACATATGGGTTTCGTCACTATTTGCAGCCGTTATCAAAAATCAGGAATTTGACATTTCAAGATCTCACCTGGCAGAATTATTGGGCCGTAAACCTGCTGATTTAAAAACATATCTTAAAGAAACTTTCATTAACTAA
- a CDS encoding multidrug efflux SMR transporter: MKYLFLASAIIFEVIGSSFMKASDGFTKWLPSAIVVAAYITCFYFLSLALKSIPLGIAYAIWGGLGIVLTAAVSVLVFKQKLDMPAIIGITLIVAGVVIMNFFSKTTH; encoded by the coding sequence ATGAAATACTTATTTCTCGCATCGGCCATTATATTTGAGGTAATCGGCTCAAGTTTTATGAAAGCGTCTGATGGTTTTACCAAATGGCTTCCTTCTGCTATTGTTGTAGCGGCATATATAACATGTTTTTATTTCTTATCATTAGCCCTTAAAAGCATTCCTCTGGGAATTGCCTATGCCATTTGGGGAGGTCTGGGAATCGTGCTAACAGCGGCAGTTTCCGTTTTAGTCTTCAAACAAAAATTGGATATGCCCGCCATAATTGGAATCACATTAATCGTTGCAGGAGTAGTTATAATGAATTTCTTTTCAAAAACTACACATTAA
- a CDS encoding thioredoxin family protein, whose protein sequence is MRVFFTLFVTLFTICTCIAQVYDPVSFKTSLRETDNDNVELIITAQIEKGWHMYSQQVPENGPVATTISFAASENYETKGTVKELEGREIDDPVFKMRIKYFETKTVFKQIVERKRSGAFRIKAAIEFMVCNDQRCLPPTEKELFFDIPKSTSKKDTSPMVQININTDIQAKEHNTTDTAKEVRTARVPAKVISKSKTLPSSKGSWSIFFFSFLGGLAALLTPCVFPMIPMTVSFFTKQSKNKRAGVINALIYGFFIIIIYVALGTLVTTIFGADALNALATNVTFNLIFFSLLLFFALSFLGAFEIILPSSWLTKVDKKSQASGLIGILFMALALAIVSFSCTGPIVGTLLVQAASEGGLSPILGMLGFSLAIAIPFTLFAAFPGWMNSLPKSGGWLNSVKVVLGFLELALAFKFLSNADLVLQLHLLERETFLAIWIAIFSVLVLYLFGKIKLSHDTPIEHLSVGRLTLGIFVLAFTIYMVPGLWGAPLQWISGFPPPQQYSESPKGVGAANQIKTASIIFPEGSEEGPQGIPAFHDYEQGLAYARKVNKPVMLDFTGYACVNCRKMEERVWSDNQILSYLKNDVVLISLYVDDKREIAEKDQIISKITGKKLVYTGQKWSEFQIMKYKTNAQPYYVLINHKGEALNQPTAYNPDIEDYGNWLKEGIQSFK, encoded by the coding sequence ATGAGAGTTTTTTTTACTTTATTTGTGACTTTGTTCACGATATGCACTTGTATTGCCCAAGTTTACGACCCGGTTTCGTTTAAAACCAGCTTAAGGGAGACAGACAACGATAATGTTGAATTAATAATTACTGCCCAGATAGAAAAAGGCTGGCATATGTATTCTCAGCAGGTGCCTGAAAACGGACCTGTTGCCACTACCATTAGTTTTGCTGCCTCTGAAAATTATGAAACAAAAGGCACTGTAAAAGAGCTGGAAGGACGTGAAATTGATGATCCGGTTTTTAAAATGCGTATCAAATATTTTGAAACCAAGACTGTCTTTAAACAGATTGTAGAAAGAAAGAGAAGTGGTGCTTTCCGTATTAAGGCTGCTATAGAATTTATGGTATGTAATGATCAGCGCTGCCTGCCTCCTACTGAAAAAGAATTGTTTTTTGATATTCCAAAATCTACGTCAAAGAAAGATACTTCCCCAATGGTTCAGATCAATATAAATACGGACATACAGGCAAAAGAACATAATACTACTGATACTGCAAAAGAAGTTAGGACTGCCAGAGTACCTGCCAAGGTGATATCAAAATCAAAAACGCTGCCGAGTTCTAAAGGTTCATGGAGTATTTTCTTTTTTAGCTTTCTAGGCGGACTTGCCGCGTTATTAACGCCTTGCGTTTTTCCGATGATTCCCATGACGGTAAGTTTTTTCACCAAACAAAGCAAAAACAAAAGAGCGGGGGTTATAAACGCTTTAATTTATGGTTTTTTTATCATTATAATCTACGTGGCTCTTGGAACTTTAGTTACCACCATATTTGGCGCGGATGCTTTAAATGCTTTAGCGACTAATGTCACTTTCAATCTGATATTTTTTAGTCTGCTTCTCTTTTTTGCCCTTTCATTCTTAGGTGCTTTCGAGATTATTTTACCAAGCTCATGGCTCACAAAAGTGGACAAAAAATCTCAGGCAAGCGGTCTTATCGGGATTTTATTTATGGCACTGGCACTGGCTATTGTTTCATTTTCATGCACGGGCCCAATTGTAGGAACCTTATTGGTACAGGCGGCAAGTGAAGGAGGGCTATCTCCTATTTTAGGAATGTTAGGATTTTCTTTGGCCATTGCAATACCATTTACTCTTTTTGCTGCATTTCCAGGCTGGATGAATTCACTGCCCAAATCGGGTGGATGGCTGAACAGCGTAAAAGTAGTTTTAGGTTTTTTAGAATTGGCGCTGGCTTTTAAATTTTTAAGTAATGCGGATTTGGTTTTACAATTACATTTACTGGAAAGGGAAACTTTTCTGGCCATATGGATTGCTATTTTTTCGGTCTTAGTCTTGTATTTATTTGGAAAAATTAAACTGAGCCACGATACTCCCATAGAGCATCTTTCAGTGGGAAGACTGACATTGGGTATTTTTGTACTTGCTTTCACCATTTATATGGTTCCTGGTTTATGGGGAGCTCCCCTGCAGTGGATCAGTGGATTTCCTCCTCCACAACAATACAGTGAATCCCCTAAGGGAGTCGGTGCTGCCAATCAGATAAAGACGGCCAGTATAATCTTTCCAGAAGGTTCTGAAGAAGGACCGCAAGGCATACCGGCTTTCCATGATTATGAACAGGGGCTGGCTTATGCCAGAAAAGTAAACAAACCTGTTATGCTTGATTTTACAGGTTATGCTTGTGTGAATTGCAGAAAGATGGAGGAGCGTGTTTGGTCGGACAATCAGATACTGTCTTACCTAAAAAATGATGTTGTTTTGATCTCCTTATACGTTGATGATAAAAGAGAGATCGCTGAAAAAGACCAGATAATATCAAAAATAACAGGGAAAAAACTTGTATACACTGGTCAGAAATGGAGCGAATTTCAAATTATGAAATACAAAACTAATGCGCAGCCCTATTATGTTCTTATTAATCATAAGGGAGAAGCATTAAATCAGCCTACTGCTTATAATCCCGATATTGAGGATTACGGCAACTGGCTTAAAGAGGGTATTCAAAGTTTTAAATAA
- a CDS encoding TlpA disulfide reductase family protein: MQKTILTILAILPMICFGQNYVSLVQDTRGFYTSGWDNSKNGQPIKPFSMTTPDGKVLDSNDLIGKVIVLDFWSTWCSPCRELTKELNNMLQKYNGENFLMIGVNFAESVKKGNPVKYWQEQDYKFPMTINNDAYGKSIGAGNPTVIIIDQQGNVAGKFDALTDFRAQEIETIVWKLMEKPEMSSNEMITLNNNKEYVKAIYVADEIMKRDTLAGKQVISEKFKALLKISQWDTMDLMDKVTKESKDKELEVYLFDAARVIAQAEDLYPKTYAYGAKLFEILISKYSYSDSLMVNDFMGRCYFKSGDKDQALIAAHRALTLAEKLKQQETIPYLKGVLDYYNTKK; the protein is encoded by the coding sequence ATGCAAAAGACAATTTTGACCATTTTAGCAATTCTGCCAATGATCTGCTTTGGTCAAAATTATGTCAGCCTTGTCCAAGATACCAGAGGTTTTTACACCAGCGGATGGGATAACTCAAAAAATGGGCAGCCCATAAAACCGTTCTCGATGACTACACCCGATGGCAAGGTTTTAGACAGCAATGATTTAATAGGGAAAGTGATTGTACTTGATTTTTGGTCTACCTGGTGTTCCCCATGTCGGGAATTAACCAAAGAACTTAATAACATGTTGCAAAAGTACAATGGCGAAAATTTTCTGATGATAGGCGTTAATTTTGCAGAATCTGTTAAAAAAGGGAATCCGGTAAAGTACTGGCAGGAGCAGGACTATAAATTCCCCATGACAATCAATAATGATGCTTATGGAAAGTCTATAGGAGCAGGTAACCCAACTGTCATTATTATAGATCAGCAGGGAAATGTAGCTGGAAAATTTGATGCGCTGACTGATTTTCGGGCACAAGAGATTGAGACTATTGTATGGAAACTTATGGAAAAACCTGAAATGTCTTCTAATGAAATGATTACTTTAAATAACAATAAAGAGTATGTAAAAGCTATCTATGTAGCCGATGAGATTATGAAGCGGGACACTCTGGCGGGAAAACAGGTAATTTCTGAGAAATTTAAGGCCCTGCTTAAAATTTCGCAGTGGGATACCATGGATCTTATGGACAAGGTTACAAAGGAATCAAAAGATAAAGAGCTTGAGGTGTATTTATTTGATGCGGCGCGAGTAATTGCCCAGGCAGAAGATTTATATCCCAAAACGTATGCTTATGGAGCTAAATTGTTTGAGATTCTTATTTCAAAGTATAGTTATTCGGATAGTCTGATGGTAAATGATTTCATGGGGCGCTGTTATTTCAAAAGCGGTGACAAAGACCAGGCATTAATTGCGGCCCATAGGGCACTTACACTGGCAGAAAAATTAAAACAACAAGAAACTATACCGTATTTAAAAGGGGTTTTGGATTATTATAATACCAAAAAATAA